A genomic window from Pantoea alhagi includes:
- a CDS encoding ABC transporter permease codes for MSRLSPVNQARWQRFRQNRRGYWSLWLFALIFILCLGAELLANDKPLLVHYQDRWYAPLLFNYSESDFGGPFATAADYQDPWLKQRLTQDGWALWAPIRFDDDTINFATKVPFPSPPSTQNWLGTDANGGDVLARILYGTRISLLFGLMLTLISSVIGITVGAMQGYFGGKVDLFGQRIIEIWSGMPTLFLIILLSSVVQPGFWWLLAITVAFGWMSLVGVVRAEFLRTRNFDYIRAATALGVSDSRIMQRHILPNAMVATLTWLPFILCGSITTLTSLDFLGFGLPLGSPSLGELLLQGKNNLQAPWLGLAGFFTLAILLSLLIFIGEAVRDAFDPAKVS; via the coding sequence ATGAGCCGTTTAAGCCCGGTAAACCAGGCGCGCTGGCAGCGCTTCAGGCAAAACCGTCGCGGCTACTGGTCGCTGTGGCTGTTTGCGCTGATCTTTATACTCTGTCTGGGCGCGGAGCTGCTGGCTAACGACAAGCCGCTATTGGTGCATTATCAGGATCGCTGGTATGCCCCGCTGCTGTTTAACTATAGCGAAAGTGATTTCGGCGGCCCTTTTGCCACCGCAGCAGATTATCAGGACCCGTGGCTGAAACAGCGTCTGACGCAGGATGGCTGGGCGCTGTGGGCGCCGATCCGCTTTGATGACGACACCATTAATTTTGCCACGAAAGTCCCCTTCCCTTCTCCGCCCTCTACGCAAAACTGGCTGGGTACCGACGCCAACGGCGGCGATGTGCTGGCGCGTATTCTGTACGGCACTCGCATTTCTCTGCTGTTTGGCCTGATGCTGACGCTGATTTCCAGCGTTATCGGTATTACGGTGGGCGCGATGCAGGGCTATTTTGGCGGCAAAGTGGATCTGTTTGGTCAACGTATTATTGAAATCTGGTCCGGTATGCCGACGCTGTTTTTGATTATTCTGCTTTCCAGCGTAGTCCAGCCCGGCTTCTGGTGGTTACTGGCGATTACCGTGGCATTTGGCTGGATGAGCCTGGTCGGCGTGGTGCGCGCCGAGTTTTTGCGCACCCGCAACTTTGACTATATTCGGGCGGCAACCGCGCTGGGCGTCAGCGACAGCCGGATTATGCAGCGCCATATTTTACCCAATGCGATGGTCGCGACCCTGACCTGGCTGCCGTTTATTTTGTGTGGTTCAATCACTACCTTAACCTCGCTCGATTTCCTGGGCTTTGGCCTGCCGCTCGGCTCTCCTTCGCTCGGCGAGCTGCTGCTGCAGGGGAAAAACAATCTGCAGGCACCCTGGCTCGGTCTGGCAGGCTTTTTTACTCTGGCTATTTTACTGTCGCTGCTGATTTTTATCGGCGAAGCGGTACGTGACGCATTTGATCCCGCTAAGGTCTCCTGA
- a CDS encoding microcin C ABC transporter permease YejB has translation MGAYLIRRLLLIIPTLWAIITLNFFIVQIAPGGPVEQALANAQFGQTTGLPGSGGAENSRAILNSSPGDSQYRGSRGLDPEVIAEITKRYGFDKPLHERYFNLLWDYIRFDFGDSLFRSASVIQMIKESLPVSISLGLWSTLIIYLVSIPLGIKKAVRNGSAFDVWSSTLIIIGYAIPAFLFGIMLIVLFAGGSYLDWFPLRGLTSPQFATLPWYEKIADYFWHITLPVVATVIGGFATLTMLTKNSFLDEIRKQYVVTARAKGLDENKILYRHVFRNAMLLVIAGFPATFISMFFTGSLLIEVMFSLNGLGLLGYNATIQRDYPVMFGTLYIFTLIGLLLNILSDITYTLVDPRIDFEGR, from the coding sequence TTGGGCGCTTATTTGATTCGTCGTTTACTGCTGATTATCCCCACGCTGTGGGCGATCATTACGCTGAATTTTTTTATTGTGCAGATTGCCCCCGGCGGCCCGGTAGAACAGGCGCTGGCTAACGCGCAGTTTGGCCAGACCACCGGTCTGCCCGGCAGTGGCGGCGCGGAAAACAGCCGGGCAATACTTAACAGCTCGCCGGGCGATAGCCAGTATCGCGGCTCGCGCGGCCTCGATCCTGAAGTCATCGCAGAGATCACCAAACGTTACGGTTTCGATAAACCGCTACACGAGCGCTATTTCAACCTGTTGTGGGACTATATTCGCTTTGATTTCGGCGATAGCCTGTTCCGCAGCGCCTCGGTGATCCAGATGATTAAAGAGAGCCTGCCGGTGTCGATATCGCTTGGCCTGTGGAGTACGCTGATTATCTATCTGGTGTCGATTCCGCTGGGTATTAAAAAAGCAGTACGCAACGGCAGCGCCTTTGATGTCTGGAGCAGCACCCTGATTATCATTGGTTATGCGATCCCCGCCTTTCTGTTTGGCATCATGCTGATTGTGCTGTTTGCCGGCGGCAGTTATCTGGATTGGTTTCCATTGCGCGGCCTGACTTCGCCGCAGTTTGCTACGCTGCCCTGGTATGAAAAAATCGCTGACTACTTTTGGCATATTACGCTGCCGGTAGTGGCGACGGTAATCGGCGGCTTTGCCACCTTAACCATGCTAACGAAAAATTCCTTTCTGGATGAGATACGTAAACAGTATGTGGTGACCGCACGTGCAAAAGGGCTGGATGAAAACAAAATTCTCTACCGGCATGTATTTCGCAACGCCATGCTGTTGGTTATCGCGGGATTCCCCGCCACCTTTATCAGCATGTTTTTCACCGGCTCGCTGCTGATCGAAGTCATGTTTTCACTTAACGGTCTGGGCCTGCTGGGCTATAACGCCACCATCCAGCGCGACTATCCGGTGATGTTTGGTACGCTGTATATTTTTACCCTGATCGGCCTGCTGCTCAATATCTTAAGCGATATTACCTATACGCTGGTCGATCCTCGCATCGACTTTGAGGGACGATAA
- a CDS encoding extracellular solute-binding protein yields MLIRLLILALAIGAAPAAWAEIIQEGHAFAELGEPKYDANFTHYDYANPAAPKGGKITLAVIGNYDNFNRFASRGYPGEGTITLYDRLFATSDDELGSYYPLIAEYARYPADFKWAEITLNPRARFHDGSPITAQDVAFTFEKFMTEGVTSFRLVYKGVTVKAISRLTVRIELPKADKSLMLGLFNMVVLSEKFWQSRKFNEPLGYPPLSSGPYRISAYKIGQYITYSRVKDYWAADLPVNKGRFNFDTIRYDYYLDDNVAFEAFKAGASDFRAEGSAKNWAIQYRGSSFDQQQIVKEARPNQVTTDTAWLAFNNEKPLFNDRRVRQALTLAFDFEWMNKALFYGAYLRSSSYFQNTEYAARGYPDAAELAILAPYKGQIPDEVFSERYQPPRSDGSGYDRANLLKALALLKQAGWQLKNQQLVNSAGQPFRFELLLPSGGNIAWVLPFQHSLKRLGITVDIRRVDSSQYLRRLRGGDYDMTPGHYYATPWPNSSLSQLWQSPFIDSSWNRPRVKSPVLDALIDRILAHQGDKAALLPLGRALDRILLWNYYMIPMWYGASDRYAWWNKFSHPTVTPAFSVGLENWWYDVNKAEKLPAQRR; encoded by the coding sequence ATGTTAATTCGTCTGCTTATACTGGCTCTTGCTATTGGCGCAGCGCCTGCTGCGTGGGCTGAAATCATTCAGGAAGGCCACGCTTTTGCCGAGCTGGGCGAGCCAAAATATGACGCAAATTTCACCCATTACGATTACGCTAATCCGGCTGCGCCGAAAGGCGGTAAAATTACCCTGGCGGTGATAGGTAATTACGATAACTTTAACCGCTTTGCCTCTCGCGGCTATCCTGGCGAAGGAACCATTACGCTGTACGATCGGCTGTTCGCTACCTCTGACGATGAGCTCGGCAGCTACTATCCATTGATTGCGGAGTATGCTCGCTATCCCGCCGATTTTAAGTGGGCGGAGATCACGCTCAATCCTCGTGCCCGCTTTCATGACGGTTCGCCGATTACCGCACAGGATGTCGCCTTTACCTTTGAAAAGTTTATGACCGAAGGCGTAACCTCATTTCGTCTGGTCTATAAAGGGGTTACGGTAAAAGCGATTTCACGGCTGACGGTGCGCATTGAGCTGCCGAAAGCGGATAAAAGCCTGATGCTGGGACTGTTTAACATGGTGGTGCTGTCGGAGAAATTCTGGCAGTCGCGTAAATTCAACGAGCCGCTGGGCTATCCGCCGCTCTCCAGCGGCCCCTACCGTATCAGCGCCTATAAAATTGGTCAGTATATTACCTACTCGCGCGTTAAAGATTACTGGGCCGCCGATCTGCCGGTAAACAAAGGCCGCTTTAATTTCGATACCATCCGCTATGACTATTACCTGGATGACAATGTCGCTTTTGAGGCGTTTAAAGCGGGTGCCTCAGATTTCCGCGCTGAAGGCTCGGCCAAGAACTGGGCGATCCAGTACCGTGGCAGCAGTTTCGATCAGCAACAGATCGTGAAAGAGGCGCGACCGAATCAGGTCACCACCGATACGGCCTGGCTGGCATTTAATAATGAAAAACCGCTGTTCAACGACCGCCGGGTGCGTCAGGCATTAACGCTGGCCTTTGATTTCGAATGGATGAACAAAGCGCTGTTTTATGGTGCCTATTTACGCAGCAGCAGCTATTTCCAGAATACCGAATATGCCGCACGCGGCTACCCGGATGCTGCGGAACTGGCGATCCTCGCGCCGTATAAAGGTCAAATTCCGGATGAGGTATTCAGCGAGCGTTATCAGCCGCCGCGCAGCGACGGCAGCGGCTACGATCGCGCCAACTTGCTCAAAGCGCTGGCGCTGCTAAAGCAGGCGGGCTGGCAGCTTAAAAATCAGCAGTTGGTTAACAGCGCCGGACAGCCGTTTCGTTTTGAACTACTGCTGCCGAGCGGTGGTAATATCGCCTGGGTACTCCCCTTCCAACACAGTCTAAAGCGTTTAGGCATTACCGTTGATATTCGCCGGGTCGACAGCTCGCAATATTTACGGCGGCTGCGAGGTGGTGATTATGATATGACGCCAGGGCACTATTACGCCACGCCCTGGCCAAACAGCAGCCTTAGTCAGCTCTGGCAGTCACCGTTTATCGATTCCAGCTGGAACCGGCCACGGGTAAAAAGTCCGGTGCTGGATGCGTTAATCGATCGTATTCTGGCGCATCAGGGCGATAAGGCGGCGCTGTTGCCGTTAGGGCGCGCACTGGACCGCATCCTGCTGTGGAACTATTACATGATCCCGATGTGGTATGGTGCCAGTGACCGCTATGCCTGGTGGAATAAATTTTCACATCCCACCGTAACGCCCGCCTTTTCCGTCGGGCTGGAGAACTGGTGGTACGATGTGAACAAGGCTGAAAAATTGCCGGCCCAGCGGCGTTAA
- a CDS encoding cyclic di-GMP phosphodiesterase yields MPLSKVIKRQADHPRRIAWISTVAGLIFFLLFSTATLFIIQHKRAQQHDLLANASKVYMQNLFNNLQKNLLPLLKYTNDSCQRVGSILTSRAAFINDIRTIMLVRDGQAWCSSATGAFLLPVRNFSSSLVLSRPYDVALVGGTPMLPHQPAILLWLQHPSAASQGILATLDVNMTPLLLLAANQESLDGLAIVSGDKALLTWSNKLVPRMALPATALRQFSLPGYALTFYLYGEELTVRDIAFVLLAGLLLALIVASVSWLLFSLRLRPGKEILLGIKRNEFHVVYQPLIEAATGRVYGLEALLRWTHPVTGPIPPDAFITYAESQNMIVPLTRHLFRLVAQDARLLCCHLPSGATMGLNIAPGHLSASGFRQDVNEWIASMPPAHFNYVFEITERTMVAGQKAAAVFDWLHEQQITIAIDDFGTGHSALIYLEKFSFDYLKIDRGFVQSIGMETVTSPVLDAVLTLARKLNLKTVAEGVETEEQAAWLIKRGVTHMQGYLFSRPLPPEQLIQYLQKQQAERADAQPAGS; encoded by the coding sequence ATGCCATTGTCCAAAGTTATAAAGCGCCAAGCGGATCATCCGCGCCGGATAGCCTGGATCAGTACCGTTGCGGGTCTCATTTTCTTTCTTCTTTTTAGCACCGCTACTCTGTTTATTATTCAACACAAGCGGGCGCAGCAACATGATCTGCTGGCCAATGCCAGCAAGGTTTATATGCAGAATTTGTTTAATAATCTGCAGAAAAATCTGCTGCCGCTACTTAAGTATACTAACGATAGCTGTCAGCGCGTCGGTAGCATACTTACCTCGCGCGCAGCCTTTATCAACGATATTCGCACTATCATGCTGGTGCGCGACGGCCAGGCCTGGTGTTCATCGGCTACCGGCGCTTTTCTGCTGCCGGTGCGTAATTTTTCCTCCTCACTGGTGCTGTCGCGTCCATATGATGTTGCGTTGGTCGGCGGCACGCCCATGCTTCCCCATCAGCCCGCGATCCTGCTGTGGCTACAGCATCCCAGTGCTGCCAGTCAGGGCATACTCGCCACGCTGGACGTTAATATGACGCCTTTGCTGTTGCTGGCAGCGAATCAGGAGAGCCTGGATGGACTGGCAATCGTATCAGGCGATAAGGCGCTGCTCACCTGGAGTAATAAACTGGTTCCGCGCATGGCGCTGCCCGCTACCGCCCTGCGTCAGTTTAGCCTGCCGGGTTACGCGTTGACCTTCTATCTGTACGGTGAAGAACTCACGGTACGCGATATCGCTTTCGTGTTACTGGCTGGCCTGCTGCTGGCATTGATTGTCGCGTCGGTCAGCTGGCTGCTCTTTTCACTGCGTCTGCGCCCCGGCAAAGAGATTTTGCTGGGCATCAAACGTAATGAATTTCACGTGGTTTATCAGCCGTTGATCGAAGCAGCAACCGGCCGCGTCTACGGGCTGGAGGCGCTGCTGCGCTGGACGCATCCGGTAACCGGCCCTATTCCGCCTGATGCCTTTATTACCTATGCTGAAAGCCAGAATATGATCGTCCCGCTGACGCGCCATCTGTTCAGACTGGTCGCGCAGGATGCCCGGCTGCTTTGCTGCCATCTCCCGTCGGGCGCTACAATGGGGCTGAATATTGCACCAGGGCATCTCTCTGCCTCAGGTTTTCGCCAGGATGTGAATGAGTGGATTGCCAGCATGCCGCCTGCGCATTTTAATTACGTATTTGAAATAACCGAACGCACCATGGTTGCCGGGCAAAAGGCGGCGGCAGTATTTGACTGGCTGCACGAACAGCAGATCACTATCGCGATTGATGATTTTGGTACCGGTCACAGCGCGCTGATCTATCTGGAGAAATTTAGCTTTGACTATTTGAAAATCGATCGTGGTTTTGTGCAAAGTATCGGCATGGAAACGGTCACTTCGCCAGTGCTGGATGCGGTTCTGACGCTGGCGCGTAAGCTAAACTTGAAAACCGTTGCCGAAGGCGTGGAGACGGAGGAACAGGCCGCCTGGCTGATTAAGCGCGGCGTAACGCATATGCAGGGTTATCTGTTTAGCCGCCCGTTACCGCCTGAGCAGCTTATCCAATATTTGCAAAAGCAGCAGGCCGAGCGAGCCGATGCTCAGCCCGCTGGTTCTTGA
- the mepS gene encoding bifunctional murein DD-endopeptidase/murein LD-carboxypeptidase yields the protein MVKSQPFLRYILRVIPAVALATLLSACSGHHGQNAQTETHAVNNQNGFLLQASQDEFEQMVQNVDIKSRILEQYADWKGVRYRLGGTTKRGIDCSAFVQLTFREQFGLDLPRSTSEQKETGREVARTKLRPGDLVLFRAGSTGRHVGIYLGNDNFVHASTSSGVMISSLNDSYWKNRYREARRVLSRTQS from the coding sequence ATGGTCAAATCTCAACCGTTTCTGAGATATATCTTGCGGGTAATCCCTGCTGTCGCGCTGGCGACATTACTCTCAGCATGTAGTGGTCATCACGGACAAAATGCGCAAACTGAGACCCATGCAGTGAATAACCAGAATGGTTTTTTACTTCAAGCGTCTCAGGATGAATTTGAACAAATGGTGCAGAATGTCGATATTAAATCGCGCATTCTGGAACAATATGCCGACTGGAAAGGCGTGCGTTATCGTTTAGGCGGTACCACTAAACGTGGCATTGATTGTTCCGCATTTGTACAACTCACTTTCCGTGAACAATTCGGTCTTGATCTGCCGCGCTCAACTTCAGAGCAAAAAGAAACTGGCCGTGAGGTGGCGCGAACCAAGCTGCGTCCTGGCGATCTGGTGCTGTTCCGTGCGGGCTCAACCGGCCGTCACGTAGGGATTTACCTGGGCAACGACAATTTTGTCCATGCTTCGACCAGCAGCGGTGTTATGATCTCCAGCCTCAACGATTCATACTGGAAAAATCGTTATCGCGAAGCACGACGCGTATTGAGCCGAACACAAAGTTAA
- a CDS encoding phosphatase PAP2 family protein, which yields MNAKRLAIILLLNLLGVALFLSWFVPEHHGAWFSIDSAIFLWFNQHMATSHAFALLLAITNYRGFDAVSLLAMGLLYWSYWLRETPQERRRMLAIGICMLLTAVVLNQLGHLLPVKHSSPTLFFEQAYRVSELTGIPAKDASKDSFPGDHGMMLMIFACFMLRYLGKRAFAIALVIVVLFSLPRIMAGAHWFTDVAVGSLSVVLVGLSWWLITPASDVLVNWLWRTLPGKYKPGLPR from the coding sequence ATGAACGCAAAACGTTTGGCGATTATTCTGCTGCTGAACTTACTTGGAGTGGCGCTGTTTTTATCCTGGTTCGTGCCTGAACATCACGGTGCCTGGTTCAGCATCGACAGCGCGATTTTTCTCTGGTTTAACCAGCATATGGCCACCAGTCATGCGTTTGCCTTATTGCTGGCGATCACTAATTATCGCGGCTTTGATGCGGTATCGCTGCTGGCGATGGGCCTGCTGTACTGGTCATACTGGTTGCGTGAAACGCCGCAAGAGCGTCGCCGTATGCTGGCGATCGGCATTTGTATGCTGTTGACGGCGGTAGTGCTCAACCAGCTCGGCCATCTGCTGCCGGTAAAACACAGCAGCCCGACGCTGTTTTTTGAACAGGCTTATCGCGTAAGCGAGCTGACCGGCATTCCTGCCAAGGATGCTTCCAAAGACAGCTTCCCAGGCGATCACGGCATGATGCTGATGATCTTTGCCTGCTTTATGCTGCGCTACCTGGGCAAAAGGGCTTTTGCTATTGCGCTGGTTATTGTGGTGCTGTTTTCGCTGCCGCGCATTATGGCGGGCGCGCACTGGTTTACCGATGTTGCGGTAGGTTCGCTCTCGGTGGTGCTGGTTGGTCTGAGCTGGTGGCTGATAACGCCAGCCAGCGATGTGCTGGTTAACTGGCTCTGGCGCACCCTGCCCGGCAAATATAAACCTGGTTTACCGCGCTAA
- a CDS encoding CobW family GTP-binding protein, which yields MIQVNLITGFLGSGKTTTLLHLLAQKPEGENWAILVNEFGEIGIDGALLAESGAVLKEIPGGCMCCVNGLPMQVGLNMLLRQHQLDRLLIEPTGLGHPKQILDMLSAEVYQPWLTLQASLALLDPRQLSDARVRSNENFRDQLAAADIIIANKQDRWQEEDRQALAQWQAEALAGRLLVSTEYGRIDPALLAQPRHNLRTLPQSEAHQHTHHGSGLSALRLDRNARWRRAFNQGQGYYACGWAFDSDTLFDTIGILEWARLAPVTRVKGVMRIAEGAVSINRQGADFHIETRQAPPPDSRIEIIHDSEADWNQLQSELLKLRLSDKT from the coding sequence ATGATCCAGGTCAACCTGATTACCGGGTTTCTTGGCAGCGGCAAAACCACCACGCTCCTGCATCTGCTGGCGCAGAAACCAGAAGGCGAAAACTGGGCCATCCTGGTAAATGAGTTTGGTGAAATCGGTATCGATGGCGCCCTGCTGGCCGAAAGCGGCGCGGTATTAAAAGAGATCCCCGGCGGCTGCATGTGCTGCGTTAATGGTCTGCCCATGCAGGTAGGGCTTAATATGTTGCTACGTCAGCATCAGCTCGATCGCCTGCTGATCGAACCCACCGGTCTGGGTCATCCCAAACAGATCCTGGATATGCTGAGCGCCGAAGTTTACCAGCCCTGGCTGACGCTTCAGGCGTCACTGGCGCTGCTGGATCCGCGTCAGCTAAGTGATGCGCGCGTACGTTCCAATGAAAATTTCCGCGATCAGCTGGCTGCGGCAGATATTATCATCGCCAACAAGCAGGATCGCTGGCAGGAAGAAGATCGACAGGCGCTGGCGCAATGGCAGGCGGAGGCGCTGGCAGGCCGTCTGCTGGTCTCTACCGAATATGGCCGCATCGATCCGGCGCTGTTGGCGCAACCGCGCCATAATCTGCGCACGCTACCGCAGAGCGAGGCGCATCAGCATACTCACCATGGTTCAGGGCTCTCAGCGCTACGCCTCGATCGCAATGCGCGCTGGCGTCGCGCCTTTAATCAGGGTCAGGGCTATTACGCCTGCGGCTGGGCTTTTGACAGCGATACGCTGTTCGATACCATCGGCATTCTTGAGTGGGCGCGCCTGGCTCCGGTGACACGCGTTAAAGGGGTCATGCGTATCGCTGAAGGCGCGGTCAGCATTAATCGTCAGGGGGCCGATTTCCATATCGAGACGCGCCAGGCGCCGCCGCCGGATAGCCGTATCGAAATTATTCACGACAGTGAAGCGGACTGGAACCAGCTACAAAGCGAGTTGTTGAAACTCCGTTTAAGCGATAAGACATAA
- the yeiP gene encoding elongation factor P-like protein YeiP yields the protein MPKANEIKRGMAVTWNGKLLLVKDIDIQSPSARGASTLYKMRFTDIRTGMKVEERFKGDDIVDAISLIRRSVTFSYVDGDEYVFMDEEDYTPYILKKEQIEEELLFIPEGGMPGMQVLTMDGQVLALELPQTVDMEIVDTSPGIKGASASARTKPAVMATGLSIQVPEYLSNGDKIRIHIAERRYMGRAD from the coding sequence ATGCCAAAAGCTAACGAAATTAAACGCGGTATGGCCGTGACCTGGAACGGCAAGCTGCTGCTGGTTAAAGACATTGATATTCAAAGCCCCAGCGCACGCGGCGCCTCGACTTTATATAAAATGCGTTTTACCGATATTCGTACCGGTATGAAAGTAGAAGAGCGTTTTAAAGGCGACGATATCGTTGACGCTATCTCTCTGATTCGCCGCTCAGTAACCTTCTCTTATGTTGATGGCGATGAATATGTGTTTATGGATGAAGAGGACTATACCCCTTACATCCTGAAAAAAGAGCAAATCGAAGAAGAGCTGCTGTTCATTCCTGAAGGTGGGATGCCGGGTATGCAAGTGCTGACGATGGATGGTCAGGTGCTGGCGCTTGAGTTGCCGCAGACCGTTGATATGGAAATTGTGGATACTTCGCCGGGCATTAAAGGCGCTTCAGCCAGCGCACGTACCAAACCCGCCGTGATGGCAACCGGATTATCTATTCAGGTGCCGGAATATCTTAGTAACGGCGACAAAATCCGTATTCATATTGCCGAGCGCCGTTATATGGGGCGCGCTGACTAA
- a CDS encoding YkgJ family cysteine cluster protein, translating to MECRSGCGACCTAPSISSPIPGMPQGKPANTACIQLDAQQRCKIFGSPLRPKVCAGLQPSAEMCGSSREQALTWLLTLEAATAP from the coding sequence ATGGAATGTCGTAGCGGTTGTGGGGCCTGTTGTACAGCGCCGTCCATTTCATCACCGATTCCCGGCATGCCGCAGGGCAAGCCGGCCAATACGGCCTGTATTCAGCTGGATGCCCAACAGCGCTGTAAAATATTCGGCTCGCCGCTGCGCCCTAAAGTTTGCGCTGGTCTGCAGCCTTCCGCTGAAATGTGCGGCTCCTCCCGTGAACAGGCGCTTACCTGGCTGTTAACGCTGGAAGCGGCCACTGCTCCCTGA